In Paludisphaera rhizosphaerae, a single window of DNA contains:
- a CDS encoding ArsR/SmtB family transcription factor: MPAAPDEVFRALGDPTRRAIFERLAGEGEQTVRALTDYAGISQPAVSKHLGVLKAAGLVRDRPEGRQTHYSADPNGLAPLANWMKVYGKFWLDRFDKLEQLLEEMD; the protein is encoded by the coding sequence ATGCCTGCGGCACCGGACGAGGTCTTCAGGGCGCTTGGCGATCCGACGCGGCGAGCCATCTTCGAGAGGCTGGCCGGCGAGGGGGAGCAGACGGTGCGCGCGCTGACGGACTACGCCGGGATCTCGCAGCCGGCGGTGTCGAAGCACCTGGGGGTCTTGAAGGCGGCGGGGCTGGTTCGCGACCGTCCCGAGGGGCGTCAGACCCACTACAGCGCCGACCCGAACGGTCTGGCGCCGCTGGCCAACTGGATGAAGGTCTACGGCAAGTTCTGGCTCGACCGGTTCGACAAGCTGGAACAACTCCTGGAGGAGATGGACTGA